DNA sequence from the Sulfurimonas sp. genome:
TATCAGGGATAATACAGTCAACAGGGCAAACTGATACACATGCAGGTTCATCATAAACACTGACACACTCCGTACAGCGATCAGGATCTATGAAATAGACAGGGTCTCCCTCTTCAATAGCCATAGTAGGGCACTCTTCACGACACGCATCACATGCTATACATTCATCCATTATTATTAAAGCCATTTAAATACCTTCTAGTTATAATCCAATTTAAATACATCTCAAAAAATATATTTTTCATGTGCACGATTTATATCGAAATAAAGCTTTATTATTTTTTAAACTTTACTATTTTTTATTTATAGGCAGTATGCATGAGAGTTTTGAGTTTAGGTTTATGCTGGCTACCGTTCCTGCAACACCGTCTGTTCTGTTTTTAATGCTTATTTTTGCGCCCAGTGCATCTGCCGCACTTTTAGCCAAAAAGAGTCCAAGACCGACCCCCGGTTTATTTCCTTCTCTCTTAAACGGAGCAAAAAGGTCAGAACTCTCATCTATACCGCACCCTTCGTCTATCACTTCGATAAGCAAACCATAGCTGTTTAGCGAACTTATAAGAGATACGCTTTTGTCTTTAGGAGTAAATTTTAGCGCATTTTGCAGAAAATTTTGAATGATTTGGTTTAGCAGGCTTACTTGAAGAAATGCCATATATCCGTTTGGTTCAAAACTCATATAAAGTGTTTTACCCTCGTTTTCTGCTAAAAGTTTAAAATCGTCCGCTTTTTGATGAAGAACCTCTATAACATCTACCTCTTGAGGTTTTTCTAACTGTGCACCCTCTTGGCGACCGATATTGAGAATATTTGAGACGATGATATTCATCTCGTCTACCGTCTTGTTCGTCACTTTAAGAGCATCTATATACTCTTCTGCCGAGCGTTTCTTTATAAGAGTCACTTGATTTTTTAGTTTTATAACGGCAAGCGGTGTTTTTAGCTCATGTGCCGTTCCGATAAATAACTCCTTTTGGTATTTGACAAAGTTTTGGATCCTTGCTATTAAGTGATTAATAGTCGTGCCAAGCGGTTCAAACTCTTCAGGCAGCTCTTCTACTACTATCGGGCGCATAAGATGTTCATTCATATTTGAAAGTTTGTTGCTTAGAGTCTTAACGGGTGTCACCAACATTTTGGATAATCCGATAGCATAAATAACAACAAGCAGAAATCCTGCAATATTTATAATAAAAAGGTAGTTTAGTATTTTATCAAGAAGTAGTTTAGTAGATGTTATCTCTTTTGTGATTTTCAGGTAGCTTAGCTCATCCAAATTAAAAGGATATATGAGTGTTAAGTATGATTTTGAATTTTTTGTCATTTCGTATAGGTCAATATCCAAATGTGCTTTATTTAGATGAACTATCTCAATACTTAACCCCAAATATGTTTCAGGGGTGGGTATTTCGCTACCGTATATAGATTGATTGTTTGCTACATTTTTTGCATAGTTGAGAAGTTCTTGATGTTTCTCCTCGATGATGGATCTTTGGATATAGAAGTATAAAAGAGATGAAAATATAAATATAAGCGATGCGGAAGCAAAGATAAGTTGGATTAAAAAGCTTTGTCTGATACTTCTTTTTGAGAACATCTCTTTACCTTATAGAAACAAAAGTGTGTAATTGTAGCCTATTTAGTAGAAACTTATGATTAAGCAAGAGATTGACCCCGTGCTCGGCACGGAGTAATTTTAGTCGGATTAGTTAATCTCTTTTGGAAAGCAGAAACGGTAACCGCGGCGACGAACAGTCTCAATGGTAGTTATATTTAAAGGTTTGTCCATCTTTTGTCTAATCTGGTTAATAGCAACCTCAATTACATTTGGTGTAACGAGTTCAGGCTCTTCCCAAATCGCATCAAGCAGTTGCTCTTTGGATACGATTTGATCACGGTGACGCGCCAAGTGAGTAAGAACCTCAAAAGGTTTGCCTTTAAGCTCTATCTCTTGATCTTTGTAAGTGATTTTTTCCTCTTCAGGGTTAATTATTAAATCTTCGATTTCGATAATATTGCTGCCGCCAAAACGAAGACGAGCATCAAGACGAGCAACTAAAACATCAAAATCAAACGGTTTTCTTATATAGTCGTCGGCTCCGCTTCTTAGAGCTTCGATTTCGCTCTCATTGTCATCTCTTGCAGATAAAACCACAACAACCGTTTTTGGAGTTTTTGATTTAATATCACCTATAATGTCAACGCTATTTCCATCCGGAAGCATCCAGTCCATCAATACTAAATCGTAATTGCGAATATCTAAGTAGTATTCTCCATCTTTAAGAGTCTCTACTACATCGCTTTGGTAGCCAAACTCTTTTAATCCCTCGGCAAGCATTTTGTTTAATGTAACTTCATCTTCTATAATAAGAATGCGCATAAATTGTGTCCTATAAGTGAATATTTTGTCGGAATGATATCATATTTTTAGGTTAATTTAAAGAAAATTTCAATTTTTTTTAATAATTTTTTAACTTATATTTAAGATTTGGTTTTGTAATAATTGCTTACACTCACCTTACAACCCTCTAAAATAGACGGTTTCGTTATTTTTAAATGTATACTTTTTATGGTGTTGAATTCTTTAATTAATTTTAAATTTATATTCTCTAAAGCATCTTCAATTAGTAAAAACTCACTCTTTTTCATCATATTTTTAACAATTTCGACAACATCTGCATAATTTATAAACTTTTTTTGGTAGTCATACTCAATAGCAAGATTTATAATTACATCTTGAGGCGTAGTTCTCTCAAAATCCAAAATTCCAATAATGCATTGAAATTTCAAATCTTCTATATGTATCGTCATACGACTCTTTTTTCTTCACCTTTTAAAAGACGAATAATATTTGGGATATGTTTATAAAAAAGTATAAATCCTATGATAACTACGGGAGCATGAGCCATATCGGGATGGAGTATAAAACTGGCAATCATAAGCGATACAAGAGCCGTAAGTGAAGAGAGTGAAGAGATACGGATAAATTTTGCGCCGAGTGCCCAAACAACAAGTGCGATAACGGTTTCAAGCGGAAGCATAAACATCATAACTCCCATCCCGGTTGCCACGCCTTTGCCGCCTTCAAAGTTTAAGTATGGGCTAAAACAGTGACCGATTACGGCTAAAACGGATATGCCCCAAAGCGTAGCTTCGCTAACTCCCGCAAAATATGCAACAATTAAAACTAAAACACCTTTGATGGCATCAAGAGCCAGTGTTGCTGCGCCGAGTTTTTTTGCCAGAAAGGGATTTGTCTCTTTGACGACTCTTAAAACATTTGTTGCGCCGATACTGCCCGAACCGCTTGCTTTAATGTCTACACCTGCATATTTTTTAGCCAAAAGCAGACCAAAAGGAATACCGCCTACTAAATAAGCCGCTATAAAAAACTGAGCATTCGTGTTAAATAAAAAATCCATAAATCAACCTGTTAAAATTTTTTAGTATTGTACATAAGATACTATTATAGAGATATAAAATCTATTTGCTATATTTGGTATAATAACGCCACTATAAAAATATGAGGAATTTTTTTGCAGCTTACAAATGAAGAATTAAAACAAAAAATTAGCGAATACAAAAAAAAGTTAAGTGTAACCGTTGTTGCCCATTTTTACCAAAGAGATGAAGTTTTTGAAGTCGGCGATATAACGGGTGATTCTCTTGAGCTTGCAATCAAAACAAGAGACGACAACTCTGAATTTGTCGTTTTCTGCGGTGTAGGGTTTATGGGACAGAGCGTAAAAGTTCTCTCTCCGAACAAAAGAGTCGTTATGCCAAAAGCCGCATGTTGTGCGATGGCTGTAATGATAGACGGTATGCAGTTTGACTCATCCGTTAAAGCGCTTAACGAAGCGGGAATACCGAATGAAAACATCTTGCCGATTACTTATATAAACTCAAATGCCGATGTGAAAGCAAAAGTCGGAGAGATGGGCGGTATGGTTTGTACAAGCTCAAATGCGAAAAAAATTATAACAACCGCTTTGCAAGAAGGAAAAAAGATACTTTTCGTTCCCGATAGATGCTTGGGGCAAAATATAGCAAATCAAATGGGGCTAAAATCTTGTGTAATCGGCGACGGCTCAAACCTGCTTGAAGCAGACATAATATGTTTTAACGGTTTTTGCTCCGTGCATCAGCTTTTTACGGTTGAGGATATAAAATTTTACCGTAAAAAATATCCGGGAATTTTGATAGCAGTGCATCCTGAGTGCGATCCTGCTATTTGCAGTGCGGCTGATTTTGTGGGTTCGACCTCTCAGCTCATAAAGTATATAAGAGAGTTGCCCGAAGATCAAAAAGTAGCGGTGGGAACTGAATTTAACCTTGTAAACCGTCTTCGTCCTAAAAATACTTTCGTTCTCTCTTCAACAAAACCTGAGTGCCCGACTATGAATGAGACGACGCTTAAAGATGTTTATGATGTACTGAAGTCCATTGACGAGGGTGAACCTTTAAATGAGATATTTGTGGATGAAAAAACGCAAAAATGGGCAAAAATTGCCTTAGAGAGAATGTTGGCGCTATGATAGAAGAGTTTGTAAAAGCAACGCTGGCTCAGGATGTAGGTCGCGGTGATTTGTATGCACTGGTTGAACCCAGCGTGGATGCAACCGCAAAGATAATTGCAAAAAGCGACGGCGTTATGGCGGGAGCAGAGTATATAAATGTTTTGGCAAAGTTAGAAAATTTTGAGATAAAATGGAATAAAAACGACTCGCAAATTTTTAGCAAAGGTGATGTTTTGGCAACTTTGCGCGGAACTTCGCATATACTTTTAAAAATCGAGAGGACTCTTTTAAATATGCTTCTGCACGCAAGTTCAATAGCAACTTTGACCAAAAAATATGCAGATATAGTGGAACCTTACGGTGTTAAACTTTTAGATACCAGAAAAACAAGACCGCTTTTGAGAGTGTTTGAAAAGTATGCTACAAGATGCGGCGGAGCGGTTAATCATCGTATGGGTTTGGATGACTCTTTAATGATAAAAGATACGCATCATAAAACCATAAAAGATCTAAAAAGTTATATACAAAAAGCAAGAAAAGTCATTCCTTTTACTTCAAAAATAGAAGTAGAAGTTGAAGATTTTGAGATGGCAAAAGTAGCATTTGCCGCGGGAGCCGATATCGTTATGTGTGACAATATGACGCCTTTGCAGGTGGAAGAAATTGTAAAATACAGAGATGAAAATTTCTCACATATACTCCTTGAAGCAAGCGGCAATATATCGTTTGAAACCATAGAGGGCTACGCTAAAACAGGAGTTGACGCTATTAGCAGCGGTTCGCTTATACATCAAGCAAATTGGATAGATTTGTCTATGAAAATAGATTGAAGTTTGTGCAATATTTGTGTAGATTCTTCTAGGAGAGACTAATGGCAGATGATGCCAAAATAACAGAAGATTACATTATTTTGAACGAAAAAGGAACAAGTCCCTTTTTCTGCGCTAGCCGCTATGGCTACTAAAGCAAATCTTATTCAAGATTTGTGTAGATTCTTCTAGGAGAGACTAATGGCAGATGATGCTGAAAAAACAGAAGAACCCACCTCCAAGAAGATAGAGGATGCAAGAAAAGAGGGAAATGTTCCCAAATCTCAAGAGACTTCGGGAGTCTTAACTCTTTTTGTTGCAATTTTGGCTTTTTTATTGCTTTTTCCATATATGAAAGAGCATATAGCACTCTTGTTTAAGTACTACTTTTCGCTGCTGGGTATGCCTCTTGATAAAGCACTGATGATTGATATCGCTATAGTAACGGTTAGAGAGTTTCTTCTTATAGTAATGCCCCTTTCTCTTGCGGTTGCAGTTGCCGGTGTTGCAGCAGCAGTTGCTCAATTTGGTTTTTTATTTACGACAAAAGCAATTACTCCCGATTTTGCAAAAATAGACCCTATAAAGGGAACAAAAAATCTGTTTTCGATAAGAAAAATGATTGAAGGTATAAAGATAACATTTAAATCTTTTATTACTTTAGGCGTTGGATTTATCTTCTTTTTTTTATTTATAGCCGAATTACCTACGGTTGCACTTTTTGGACTCGGCGATCAGATGGAGTGGCTTAAGAGTAAAACTCTTATTATCGCATTTGTTATGCTTTTGGTTATATTCGTTTTTGCCATGATTGATTTGATAATAGTTCGAAAACAGTATTTTGACGGACTTAAGATGAGTAAGCAAGAGATTAAAGATGAGATGAAAAATATGGACGGGGATCCGCACATTAAAGCAAAAATCCGTCAAATTCAGATGCAGGCTTCAAGAAAAAGGATGATGGCGGCAGTTCCAAGCGCGGATGTCGTTATAACAAATCCGACTCACTATGCAGTTGCAATAAAGTATGACGAAGAGAAATCGCATGCGCCTATCGTTGTAGCAAAGGGTATGGACAATATTGCCCAGCAGATTAAAAAAGTAGCCAGAGAAAACGGGGTGCATATAGTTCAAAATCCTCCGCTTGCCAGAAACCTATACGCACAAGTTGATTTGGACAGACCTATTCCTACCGAGCTTTTTGCGGCGGTTGCAGAGGTGTTGGCTTATGTTTATAAAATGAATAGGAAATAGTATATAATTTTGAATCTAAAGAGAGTTTTTATGAACAAAATTATACAAATGATAAAAAGCGCCGACCATATCGTTGTGGTGTCACATCTCAACCCCGATGCGGATTCGATAGGGAGTGCGAGTGCGATGTATAGCTTTTTGCTGCAAAACCATAAAAAAGTTTCATGGTTTTGTAAAACAGAAATTATAGATCAAAAACTCTCATGTATACCATGGTTTGAAAAGATTAGAACATCATTCCCAAGTTCTGCGGATTTAGCAATTTCGCTAGATTGTGCCGATAAAAAACGCTTAGGCGCGGAGATAGAGTGTGATTTGATAAACATAGACCATCATGCTAGTAACACTTTTTACGGCAGTGTAAATTTTGTTAAAGCTGATTTTATAAGTACGACTGAGATTTTATATGATTTTTTTACGATAAACGGCGTAAAAATAAACAAAAAGATGGCTACAGCTTTATATGCAGGGCTTTTGGATGATTCCGACGCTTTTTTATCCGATAGAGTCGATGGCACGACATTTGCTACCGTAAAAGAGTTGATAGAATTAGGGGCTGATTTTAAGCTCTGTAATAAAAATATCGTAAAAAGCATCTCATTGGCAGCTTTGAGATTAAAAGCAATAATGTTTAAAAATATGTCGCTTGAGTGTGACGGAAAGGTTGCGCTGTTTTGCGTAAGCGATGAAGATATGAAAGCAAGCGGTGCGGTTGCAGAAGATTGCGAAGCTCCGCTTGAAGAGTCGTTAAATCTTGCTTATGTGGAAGTTGCTTTGCTTCTTAGGCAAAACAGCGATTTTACGATAAAAGGTTCGCTTCGTTCAAAATCTAGTGTCGATGTCGCCAAAATAGCCTCAGAAGCAGGGGGCGGCGGGCATGCCTATAGAGCAGGTTTTGATCTAAATAGTACGCTATCTTTAGAGGAAGCAAAGAGTGAAATATTAATTTTAATAAAAAAAGGATTTGTAGTTTGAAAAGAAGAAGAAATAACGGCTCTTCATTTGTGCTGTTTGGTATATTTGCAATGATTGCGGGCGGGGTTTTTTATGTATATAATTCAGCGATGTTTGAAAAAGATGCTCCAAAGATTTCGATGGAAAGCGGCGGATATTGGAATTTAAAAAATCCGCTTGAGATTGCAATAAATGATGCAAGCGGATTAAAATCATACAAAGTTACGCTAAAGAGTAGTACGGAAGAGACGGTTTTATATCATGAGCAGTTTATGACGCCTAAAGAGTCGGTACATGTAAAAGTTGAACCGCCAAAGAGCGCTTATGTTATGAAAGACAAAGAGATTAAAATAATTGTCGAAGCACTAGATGCCAGTAAGTGGAATTATTTTAAAGGAAACAGCGTTGTAGCCGAATCTAAATTTATAATTGACAAAAAAAGACCGCAGCTGAATATTGTTTCAAATTCGTATAAAATAGGCAGGGGCGGTGCCGCACTTGTTATATTCAAGGCAGAGGATGAAAATTTAAAAGAGTTTTATGTTGAAACAAATTTCGGTAAAAAGTTTTTAGCACAGCCTTTTTATAAAGAGGGATATTTTATATCTCTTATAGCTTGGCCAATCACTGAAGAGAGCTTCAAAGCGACCGTTGTTGCAAAAGATCGTGCACAAAATGTATCGCAGGCATATGTTCCGTTCTTTTTACAAAATAAAATTTATAATGTTTCAAATATAAAGATAAGCAATGACTTTTTAAAAGGAAAGATTGCCGATTTAGCAGAAGAGTTTGATGAAACACAAGGTATTTCCGTTCCGATAGAGCAGTTTAAAATGATTAATGAAACAGTAAGAATAAAAAATGAGAAATTGATTCATGAAGTAACATCAAAAGTACCGACGGAAATGATTAGCGATTTTGCCATAACTGAAATGTATCCTCTTAGAAACGGTGCCGTCGTTGCGCAGTTTGGAGACCATAGAATCTACTCTTATGAGGATAAGGTTGTTAGCGAAGCGTATCATATGGGAATAGATTTGGCAAGCAATGCAATGTCTGAGATAAAAACCCAAAACGGCGGTGAAGTTGTTTATGCTGCTTATAACGGTTTATACGGAAATATGCCGATTATTCATCACGGATTGGGGCTATATACGCTTTACGGTCACTGTTCTACTTTAAATGTAAATATCGGGGACACCGTACAACCTGGTATGAGCATAGCAAATACAGGTAAAAGCGGATATGCTATGGGCGACCATTTACATTTCGGAGTTCTTATTCAAGGTATTGAAGTTCGTCCTGCAGAGTGGATGGATCGTTCTTGGATGAAGTTAAATATAACTGATGTTATAAATAGCGCCAAAGAGATTATGAATAAGGGATGATATGTATCAGACAACTATAAAAAAGAGTGTTGAACTGGTCGGAATAGGGCTTCATAAGGGTTCTGCAGTAAGATTAAGACTAGAGC
Encoded proteins:
- a CDS encoding YfhL family 4Fe-4S dicluster ferredoxin — translated: MALIIMDECIACDACREECPTMAIEEGDPVYFIDPDRCTECVSVYDEPACVSVCPVDCIIPDKDNIESIAELQFKYKQLQDEE
- a CDS encoding HAMP domain-containing sensor histidine kinase, encoding MFSKRSIRQSFLIQLIFASASLIFIFSSLLYFYIQRSIIEEKHQELLNYAKNVANNQSIYGSEIPTPETYLGLSIEIVHLNKAHLDIDLYEMTKNSKSYLTLIYPFNLDELSYLKITKEITSTKLLLDKILNYLFIINIAGFLLVVIYAIGLSKMLVTPVKTLSNKLSNMNEHLMRPIVVEELPEEFEPLGTTINHLIARIQNFVKYQKELFIGTAHELKTPLAVIKLKNQVTLIKKRSAEEYIDALKVTNKTVDEMNIIVSNILNIGRQEGAQLEKPQEVDVIEVLHQKADDFKLLAENEGKTLYMSFEPNGYMAFLQVSLLNQIIQNFLQNALKFTPKDKSVSLISSLNSYGLLIEVIDEGCGIDESSDLFAPFKREGNKPGVGLGLFLAKSAADALGAKISIKNRTDGVAGTVASINLNSKLSCILPINKK
- the hsrA gene encoding homeostatic response regulator transcription factor HsrA, with the protein product MRILIIEDEVTLNKMLAEGLKEFGYQSDVVETLKDGEYYLDIRNYDLVLMDWMLPDGNSVDIIGDIKSKTPKTVVVVLSARDDNESEIEALRSGADDYIRKPFDFDVLVARLDARLRFGGSNIIEIEDLIINPEEEKITYKDQEIELKGKPFEVLTHLARHRDQIVSKEQLLDAIWEEPELVTPNVIEVAINQIRQKMDKPLNITTIETVRRRGYRFCFPKEIN
- a CDS encoding dihydroneopterin aldolase; this encodes MTIHIEDLKFQCIIGILDFERTTPQDVIINLAIEYDYQKKFINYADVVEIVKNMMKKSEFLLIEDALENINLKLIKEFNTIKSIHLKITKPSILEGCKVSVSNYYKTKS
- the plsY gene encoding glycerol-3-phosphate 1-O-acyltransferase PlsY; the protein is MDFLFNTNAQFFIAAYLVGGIPFGLLLAKKYAGVDIKASGSGSIGATNVLRVVKETNPFLAKKLGAATLALDAIKGVLVLIVAYFAGVSEATLWGISVLAVIGHCFSPYLNFEGGKGVATGMGVMMFMLPLETVIALVVWALGAKFIRISSLSSLTALVSLMIASFILHPDMAHAPVVIIGFILFYKHIPNIIRLLKGEEKRVV
- the nadA gene encoding quinolinate synthase NadA, with the translated sequence MQLTNEELKQKISEYKKKLSVTVVAHFYQRDEVFEVGDITGDSLELAIKTRDDNSEFVVFCGVGFMGQSVKVLSPNKRVVMPKAACCAMAVMIDGMQFDSSVKALNEAGIPNENILPITYINSNADVKAKVGEMGGMVCTSSNAKKIITTALQEGKKILFVPDRCLGQNIANQMGLKSCVIGDGSNLLEADIICFNGFCSVHQLFTVEDIKFYRKKYPGILIAVHPECDPAICSAADFVGSTSQLIKYIRELPEDQKVAVGTEFNLVNRLRPKNTFVLSSTKPECPTMNETTLKDVYDVLKSIDEGEPLNEIFVDEKTQKWAKIALERMLAL
- the nadC gene encoding carboxylating nicotinate-nucleotide diphosphorylase, encoding MIEEFVKATLAQDVGRGDLYALVEPSVDATAKIIAKSDGVMAGAEYINVLAKLENFEIKWNKNDSQIFSKGDVLATLRGTSHILLKIERTLLNMLLHASSIATLTKKYADIVEPYGVKLLDTRKTRPLLRVFEKYATRCGGAVNHRMGLDDSLMIKDTHHKTIKDLKSYIQKARKVIPFTSKIEVEVEDFEMAKVAFAAGADIVMCDNMTPLQVEEIVKYRDENFSHILLEASGNISFETIEGYAKTGVDAISSGSLIHQANWIDLSMKID
- the flhB gene encoding flagellar biosynthesis protein FlhB, whose protein sequence is MADDAEKTEEPTSKKIEDARKEGNVPKSQETSGVLTLFVAILAFLLLFPYMKEHIALLFKYYFSLLGMPLDKALMIDIAIVTVREFLLIVMPLSLAVAVAGVAAAVAQFGFLFTTKAITPDFAKIDPIKGTKNLFSIRKMIEGIKITFKSFITLGVGFIFFFLFIAELPTVALFGLGDQMEWLKSKTLIIAFVMLLVIFVFAMIDLIIVRKQYFDGLKMSKQEIKDEMKNMDGDPHIKAKIRQIQMQASRKRMMAAVPSADVVITNPTHYAVAIKYDEEKSHAPIVVAKGMDNIAQQIKKVARENGVHIVQNPPLARNLYAQVDLDRPIPTELFAAVAEVLAYVYKMNRK
- a CDS encoding bifunctional oligoribonuclease/PAP phosphatase NrnA, encoding MNKIIQMIKSADHIVVVSHLNPDADSIGSASAMYSFLLQNHKKVSWFCKTEIIDQKLSCIPWFEKIRTSFPSSADLAISLDCADKKRLGAEIECDLINIDHHASNTFYGSVNFVKADFISTTEILYDFFTINGVKINKKMATALYAGLLDDSDAFLSDRVDGTTFATVKELIELGADFKLCNKNIVKSISLAALRLKAIMFKNMSLECDGKVALFCVSDEDMKASGAVAEDCEAPLEESLNLAYVEVALLLRQNSDFTIKGSLRSKSSVDVAKIASEAGGGGHAYRAGFDLNSTLSLEEAKSEILILIKKGFVV
- a CDS encoding M23 family metallopeptidase produces the protein MKRRRNNGSSFVLFGIFAMIAGGVFYVYNSAMFEKDAPKISMESGGYWNLKNPLEIAINDASGLKSYKVTLKSSTEETVLYHEQFMTPKESVHVKVEPPKSAYVMKDKEIKIIVEALDASKWNYFKGNSVVAESKFIIDKKRPQLNIVSNSYKIGRGGAALVIFKAEDENLKEFYVETNFGKKFLAQPFYKEGYFISLIAWPITEESFKATVVAKDRAQNVSQAYVPFFLQNKIYNVSNIKISNDFLKGKIADLAEEFDETQGISVPIEQFKMINETVRIKNEKLIHEVTSKVPTEMISDFAITEMYPLRNGAVVAQFGDHRIYSYEDKVVSEAYHMGIDLASNAMSEIKTQNGGEVVYAAYNGLYGNMPIIHHGLGLYTLYGHCSTLNVNIGDTVQPGMSIANTGKSGYAMGDHLHFGVLIQGIEVRPAEWMDRSWMKLNITDVINSAKEIMNKG